A DNA window from Anaerocolumna sp. AGMB13020 contains the following coding sequences:
- a CDS encoding DUF1848 domain-containing protein: MVISASRRTDIPRFYTDWFFNRLDEGSVCVRNPMNAKQVSRIILNQDTVDCFVFWSKDPAPMLPKLSLLLQKGYPFYFQFTVTPYERELELNLRDKKDILDTFIELSRMIGSDKVIWRYDPIILNEKYTFDYHRQVFEDMCRQLCGYTTVCNISFVDIYQKIRKQEESGIFRRVTESEMLGLSTELDAIAGKYGITVKSCCEDILQKASGIQRASCIDPKLIKELLGREIKIRKTIGQREGCGCMESVDIGAYNTCSNGCLYCYANSGLRSAEKNRKEHNCRNDLLIGCLKEEDKITEKLMKRI, encoded by the coding sequence ATGGTTATAAGTGCCTCCAGAAGAACAGATATTCCAAGATTTTATACGGACTGGTTTTTTAACCGATTAGACGAAGGCAGCGTCTGTGTCAGAAATCCCATGAATGCGAAGCAGGTCAGCAGAATTATTCTGAACCAAGATACGGTGGACTGTTTTGTTTTCTGGTCAAAAGACCCTGCACCAATGCTCCCTAAGCTATCGCTGCTGCTTCAGAAGGGTTATCCCTTCTACTTTCAATTTACTGTAACACCTTATGAGAGAGAGCTGGAACTTAACTTGCGGGATAAAAAAGATATTCTGGACACTTTTATAGAATTATCTCGTATGATTGGTAGTGATAAGGTCATATGGCGTTATGATCCGATAATTTTAAATGAGAAGTACACCTTTGACTATCACCGACAGGTTTTTGAGGATATGTGCCGCCAATTATGTGGATATACTACGGTGTGTAATATCAGTTTTGTGGATATTTACCAGAAAATAAGAAAACAGGAAGAGTCCGGTATTTTTCGAAGGGTAACAGAGAGTGAGATGCTTGGTCTAAGTACAGAATTAGACGCTATTGCTGGTAAATATGGAATTACCGTTAAAAGTTGTTGCGAGGATATTCTTCAGAAGGCATCCGGTATTCAAAGAGCCAGTTGTATCGACCCGAAGCTGATAAAAGAACTCTTGGGCCGTGAAATTAAAATACGGAAAACAATCGGCCAAAGGGAAGGCTGCGGTTGCATGGAGAGCGTAGATATCGGTGCTTATAATACCTGCTCCAATGGTTGCCTTTATTGTTATGCTAATAGTGGACTGAGATCGGCAGAGAAAAACCGA